The Christiangramia forsetii KT0803 DNA segment GACAGGTTAAACCGTCAATCCAGAAAAGTCCATTGTAACCAGCGGTTGCAATAATAAAGCCCCCGGCCACGGGTCCTGCAGAAAATCCGAGATTTATAGCAAGTCGTATTAGCGTGACAGATCTGGTTCGGTTTTCAGGCTTGCTATAAGCACTAATCGCCACGAAAACTGCAGGTCTAAAAATATCTGCAGCGCTCATAACCAGGTAAATTCCTATACAGATAGACCAGAAAGTAGAAGGGAATTGCAGGAGTACAAATAATACAGAAGATAGAATGAGGCTTAAGGCCATTGTTCTATAATGACCTATCTTATCGGTAAGTTTACCTCCAAGCCAGGATCCGGTGACAGATCCCAGGCCAAAAAATGTAAGTATCTATGCAACTTCATTCAGGCTAAATCCTTTACTTTTTGTGAGATAGAGGGATAGAAATGGGATAACCATAGTTCCTGCCCTGTTAATAAGGGTTATAAGGGATAATAGCCAGATCTCTTTTCTTAAACCTCCAAAGGATTCTAAATATGACTTAAATAATTTCTGCACGTCTTGTATTGAGCTCTCAAAATTAAATTAAATTTTGCCTGTTTTAATTATTAATTTTGATGGTCTGATAAAATGAACTCATGTATAGAATCAAATTTTCATGTTTTTGCCTTTTTATTTTTTTATTCAGTTTAAATATAACTGAAGCTCAGGAAATTGATCTTACTGCCAGTTCAAAGGAATTTCAAAAAGAACTGAATGAGGAGTATGCAAATTCTGAAGAATCTCCACTAGAAGAAAAAGATTTAAAAAATTTCAGCGGACTTGAGTTTTTTGAAATTAACCCGGAATATATTGTAATGGCAGAATTTGTGAGGACACCGGCTGAATCCCCTTTTGCAATGAGGACGAGTACCGACAGGATGCCGATCTATGTAAAATACGGGGAGCTATATTTCACGTTAAAAGAGAGGGGTTTTAAGCTGAATTTATATCAGAACCAGGAGTTAACCCAGGATCCGGAATATTTTGATTACCTGTTTTTGCCTATTACAGATCTTACCAATGGAATAAGCACTTATGGAGGTGGTAGATATATCGATTTTAGAATTCCTGAATCTAAAGAGGTGATTTTAGATTTTAATAAGGCCTATAATCCTTATTGTGCTTATAACGGCAAATATTCCTGTCCTATCCCACCGAAGGAAAACGATTTGGATATAGAAATACTTGCCGGTGTAAAGTCTTTTAAAAATAATTGATTAGAATGCGTAAATAGCTGCAAGAACAAACGATGATAAATTATCTGTAGATTGCAGATCCTGATCTAAAAATACGTCTTCAGAAATACTATCAAGTCGTAGTTCTGGTTTTAAGATCAAACCGCCTATAATATAACTTCCTGTTAATGTAAAATCCAGAGATCTTACATCTGCACCATAGACAGGGCCACCATCTTCCAGTTCCTTAAAGTATTCTGCTCTAAGACCCAAATCAAAACTTTCAGATAAGGCTATTTGCGGATAGATTGCTGCACCATAGAATCCAACTCCGTCTGTATCCTGATAGGTTCCATTAAATCCTAAGTAGAAAGTTTCGGTAAGATCCCATCCGGTAGTAAGATCAATTTGAAATAATGCGTCGTCAGAAAGAGACTGTTCTCCATAAATCAGGTTCAGATAAGCACTTCCGGAGGCATTTGCGTATCCTAACTGAGCTCCAAAAGAATATTTTCCAA contains these protein-coding regions:
- a CDS encoding DUF1684 domain-containing protein; the encoded protein is MYRIKFSCFCLFIFLFSLNITEAQEIDLTASSKEFQKELNEEYANSEESPLEEKDLKNFSGLEFFEINPEYIVMAEFVRTPAESPFAMRTSTDRMPIYVKYGELYFTLKERGFKLNLYQNQELTQDPEYFDYLFLPITDLTNGISTYGGGRYIDFRIPESKEVILDFNKAYNPYCAYNGKYSCPIPPKENDLDIEILAGVKSFKNN